One Candidatus Aegiribacteria sp. genomic window, AAGTAATAACAGCCGTGCTGAACTCAATTATCCTCTTTCACATCTCAAATTACCACGTGCTTTAAAGAGTTGACAGAAGCACAATTCATTCGTAAATAATACGTTCCTTTAAGAACATATAGAATTACTCTACTATGTAATGTAAATCAGATCGGGAACAGGAGCACCAGATTGAAGAATTATACACCTGACAAGCTCAGAACAGTTGTAGTTATTGGCCATGGATCTGTGGGAAAAACCAGCCTGTGCGATTCAATACTCTTCGTTGGCGGAGGCGTGGAACGGATGGGAAAGGTTGACAATGGCACCAGTCAGTTCGATTTCACCAATGAAAGCCGCGAAAGGAAGCACAGCCTTTCCTCTTCCCTTGGTATACTCGACTGGAAAGACCACAAGATCAATATCATCGATTCACCGGGGCTGGCGGATTTTCATGGCGCTACAATCGGCAGCATAGTCGTTGCGGACGGCGTTGTACTTGTTGTTGACGGTACGGATGGAGTTGAAGTCGGAACACTGAAAACATGGGATTTCGCAGCCAATAACAACAAGCCTCTCATCTTCTGGGTTAACCGTGTTGACAGAGACAGTACCGATTTCGAGAGAATCGTCTCCGATATCAGGAAAAACCTTGCGAAGAATGTAGTTCCGATAACATTCCCCGCACGGGAGAACGATGTTCTTATAGCAATAGTCAACGTACTCACGGGTAAAGCCGTTAACGTTGAAGGCAAGGATATCCCTGTCCCTGATTCTGCAAAGGATAACCTTGAAATGTACAGAATGCAGCTTGTTGAAGCAGCTGCTGAAACAGATGAAACTCTTATGGAATCTTTTTTTGAGAATGAGACTCTGACATCCGAGGAAATGAATTCCGGACTCATGAAAGCCGCCCGAACAAGGAATTTCTTCCCTCTTTTCTGTGGTCTTTCTATCCCGCCGACCGGGCAGAATTTCCTTCTTGACAGTATACCGACATTCATCCCTTCCCCACTTGAGGCCTTTCCTGTCACCGCTGAGGATGGCGGTAAAAAAGTTGAGATAGCACCTGATCCATCCGCTCCATTCCTGGCAAGGGTTTTCAACAGCACGGTTGATACTCACATGGGTGAGATAGTCTATATAAGAGTTATGAGTGGTGGAATCAGCGGTACGGAGGATGTGACGAATACAACCAGAAACACATCCGAGCGTATGGGCAATTACTACTTCATGAGCGGCGGTAAAAGAATTGATACAGACAGGCTTGTAACAGGTGACATTGCAGCCATCGCAAAGCTGAAGAACACATCACCAAACGATACACTGGCAGGGAAGGGAAGTCATATCATATTGGATCCCATTACTTTTCCTGAACCTGTATACAGAGTCGGAATTGCTCCGAAGAAGCGGGGTGACGAGGACAAGATGGGTTCCGGACTCTCAAGACTCGCGGCTCAGGACCCTACTCTGATTCTCAGAAATGAGTCGGATATCGGACAGACAACTCTGTCAGGTATGGGTGATCTGCATCTGAAGGTAATGCTGAGCAGACTTAAGGATAACACAGGTGTGGAAACGGAAACATTCAAGCCAAGAATTGCTTACCACGAGACTATCAGCAAAACGGCGGAGGGATCCTACAAACACAAGAAACAGACCGGTGGACGGGGTCAGTATGGTCACGTATTCATCAAACTTGAACCGCTTCCACGCGGTAAAGGATTTGTATTTGAGAGTAAAGTAGTCGGGGGCAATGTGCCCACCAACTTCATTCCTGCCGTGGAAAAAGGTGTTGTGGAAGCAATGAAGAATGGTCCTATTTCAAACAGCAAAGTGGTGGATATCAAAGCAGTTGTGTTTGATGGATCCTATCATCCTGTAGATTCTTCGGATATGGCGTTCAAACTTGCTGCAAGAAAGTGTTTCAAAAACGTAATGATGAATGCCGGACCAAGTCTTCTTGAACCTGTTGTAAGCCTTGAAGTTACTGTTCCCGAAGAATTCATGGGTGATGTCATGAGCGACCTGACAAGCAGAAGAGGACGAATTCAGGGAATAGAAGCCGAGGGCGCTTTTCAGGTTATCAAAGCATCCATTCCGGAATCAGAGCTCTTCCAGTACTCAAATACTCTTAAATCTCTTACTCAGGCCAGAGGCAGTTTCAGCCAGAGTTACGAGGGTTACAAACCGGTTCCGAGAGAAATACAGGAAAGCATTATGGCAAAGGTTGAAACCGATGATGAGTGAAAAGGAAGAAGGTTAACGCGATGACAGCAGGATTAAATAAGACAGTGCCTGCACTGCTCGCAATGCTGTTCATATTGACCTGCCCTGTCATGGCTGCCGATCCGAGTGGCGGCGGCGATGATGACAGTTCAATTCCAATGACTTACATAGTTATCGGAGTTGCTGTTGTAATAGGCGGTCTTCTATTCATTGATGTATTATCAGATTCAGGCAATGAAGATGCACCTGCTTCGTCAGATGCTCAGTCCGGGATAATACATACCGGTATTGACTGGGATGAGGTTGCCGCGACCGAAAGGAAACAGGTTTTTGTAGCAGTATCCACTTTACCGGGAGAAAATAGATCGACCCTCGCGAGGGAATTTATAGAAATTCTCAGAATGATGGTTTCGGATGAGGTATTCGTATACTCTGATCCGATGGATCTTGGAGAAGGTTCATCAATCGACAGAGCCGCTATGGCTAATGAGTATTTCGGTGTGGATTATCTTATCTGCCGCATCGATAAGGCGGATATTCTTCAATTCGAAGCAGCATCCCCGGATTCCATAGTATGGACTTCGCCTGAACAATATGATATTGATTTAGTAGGAATTGTTGAAGATATGCTTCAGGCCGGCATCTTTTAACATTCATTCCCTCTTGATCTGTCCACAATTCTGGGAACCGAAACTGGAAACATGGTGTTGTGTTTCTGGATTAAAGCCTATTGTATTCTTCAGGCAACCGGTGCTGGTTATATACTAACAGGACATTACTTGTTCGAAATGTGAAATTCTGAATACAGGATTTCCTACAATTTGAAGGGATTTGAAATGAAGCGATTAGCTCTCTTTGTTTTGCTTATAGCAGCGTTTACTGTAAATGCAGGTGAAATGATCGTCACAATACCTGTTGATGCTTCCGCTATACAAATAGAGGAAACAGGAC contains:
- a CDS encoding elongation factor G encodes the protein MKNYTPDKLRTVVVIGHGSVGKTSLCDSILFVGGGVERMGKVDNGTSQFDFTNESRERKHSLSSSLGILDWKDHKINIIDSPGLADFHGATIGSIVVADGVVLVVDGTDGVEVGTLKTWDFAANNNKPLIFWVNRVDRDSTDFERIVSDIRKNLAKNVVPITFPARENDVLIAIVNVLTGKAVNVEGKDIPVPDSAKDNLEMYRMQLVEAAAETDETLMESFFENETLTSEEMNSGLMKAARTRNFFPLFCGLSIPPTGQNFLLDSIPTFIPSPLEAFPVTAEDGGKKVEIAPDPSAPFLARVFNSTVDTHMGEIVYIRVMSGGISGTEDVTNTTRNTSERMGNYYFMSGGKRIDTDRLVTGDIAAIAKLKNTSPNDTLAGKGSHIILDPITFPEPVYRVGIAPKKRGDEDKMGSGLSRLAAQDPTLILRNESDIGQTTLSGMGDLHLKVMLSRLKDNTGVETETFKPRIAYHETISKTAEGSYKHKKQTGGRGQYGHVFIKLEPLPRGKGFVFESKVVGGNVPTNFIPAVEKGVVEAMKNGPISNSKVVDIKAVVFDGSYHPVDSSDMAFKLAARKCFKNVMMNAGPSLLEPVVSLEVTVPEEFMGDVMSDLTSRRGRIQGIEAEGAFQVIKASIPESELFQYSNTLKSLTQARGSFSQSYEGYKPVPREIQESIMAKVETDDE